The Streptomyces sp. ICC1 DNA window TACATGATCAGCGTACATACCTCCAGTTCGATCGGGCTTGCATTACTGCTCTGGCCGGTCGGCGCGTGTTCGCGACGGTGACGGCGGCCGGGTCGGCCTAAGCGGTGCGGGTGCGCCAGGGTGAGTTCTGGTAGCCGCTGTCGATGTGGAAGATCTGCGGCTTGCCGAACAGGTTCCGCACGATGATGTTCCACGTCGCCCCGTTGACCACGAAGGGGTCCGCGGCGAACGAGGCCGGCCGACCACTCTGGGTCCACTGGCCGCAGGCGACCAGGCAGGCCTGGACCATGTCCGCGAAGTACGAGGCGACCTTGGCCGGGGACGGATCGACGCCAAGCTCCTGGACCATGTGCTTGGTGCAGGCCAGATCGGTCTCCATCGCGCCGGACCAGAACGCGCTCGGGGCCCACGCCTGGCCGATCCCGCGCCACGACAGCGCGTTGACGCCGCTCGGCAGCGAAATCGTGGTGAAGCCGAGCTTGTTGAGCTTGCCGCAGGCGACATCCCAGTCCAGGGCGCCGTCGTTGAGTACCTGGACCGCGATCGACAGGTTCTCGGGGTTGGCCGCCGGGACCTTCTTCGTGAGCGCCTTCACGACTTCGAGGTGCGTACAGCGGACCAGGAGACGGGCCAGGTCCTCCGGGGACTCCATCGAGCACAGGCAGTGGATCCACGCCGTGCCGTACGTCCCGACGAGCGACAGGCACGCCTTCCTGGACGTGGCGGGCAGCGTGGTCAGCGGTGCCAGACGGCTCAGCATCGACGGGGTCAGACGGGCCGCGCGGGCACTCAGCCGCGACTCCACCTGCATGCACAGGGTCATGGCCTTCCCCGACAGATCGCCGACCAGCTGCTTCTGCTGCTCCTCCGAGAGGGCGAAGGCCTTGAGCAGCTCACCGTCGACCATGCCCGCGAGCGACTCCGGAGTGACCTGCAGGGCCGCCTCCGCCGCCACGCACTCCTTGTGCACCGGGTCCAGCAGCGGGCCCACGTACAGGGTCAGGTCCAGCACGGCGACCTCGACGGTCAGCGTCTTGGCCGTCTGGAGCGTCTGCGCGAGGCGGTCGCGCTCCTTGCCCGCGTTCGTCAGGCACAGCGTCACGGTCTGCTCGACCCGGACCGCGCGCTCGACGTACCCGGCGACTTCGCCCTGGAACTCCGCCAGCTTCTCCTCGACCTGGGTCCAGAGCATCGAGGCGTAGGCGAACTGGTCCCCGATGTACTGCTCCGTCGAGGCGGTCAGCGGCTGCACGTCGGACAGCATGAGGCCGTGGCTGCTCTTGCGGAGCTCGGCGAGCGTCACGGTGACGGATGTGTCGAGGCGCAGCTTCAGCGCGGCGACCAGAGCGTTGGAGCGCGCCCTGAGCAACTCCCTGAGCATGGCCACCCACTGCGCACGCCGTCCTGCGGGCAGCGCCGCGAGCAGCGTGTCGAGGTTCTTGAGCTGCTCACCGGCCCACCTGGGGATCGCCGCCCCCTTGCCCTGCAGCGTGGCCGTCACGGCCGCCCTCAACTCGGCCTCGTTCGCGGCCCGGTCCTTCGGCTGTCCCCCGTGTACGGGTTGATCTGTCATGACCCCACCCCCTGGCGCGCAGTCTGCCACCGTACGGCCCGTTCCGTACCCCCACCTGCGCCGCTCGGACAGCCCCTGGTGCTAGATGATGAGCTGGGCGAGGGAGTTGTCGGTCACCTCGCCGCCGAGATAGGCGGTCAGGTGATAGCCAATGCGCCACATGTTGGTTTTCTCGCCCATTTCTCCGACCGCCGCCTCCAGAAAGAGGACGTCGCTGCCATCCACCCCCGTCACGGTTACGTCGACGGACCACATCGCGTGGTCGGCCACTTCGTCCCAGCCGATGCAGGCGGGCCAGCAGCCGGCAACGGCCTTGAGGAGACGCGTACCTGCGGGGAGGGTGAAGGCAGGTATGCGGATCTTCGTGTGGTGGAGGTTGTTGTCAGCCATGTAGAACTCTTCGCGGCACGCCACCCCGGACTCCGTGACGACGGCCCGAACTCGCACTCCCCGCGGCTCCCTCTGTCCGCACGGTACGAGCGCACCAGGTGGTGGCCTTCCTCCCGGGCCCCTCATTTCGGCCATGCGGTGCTCCTATGAGCCGACCTTCGGTCCATGAGGATCAGGCTGGGCCGATCGGCTTACGATCAAGGGACCTTGCTCGGGTCGGCTTCCCGGAACCGGAGGACCTCGTATGCCCTTCACTCCTCCCGCGGCCGTGGAAACGGAAAGATTCCGGGCCTACGGCGCCCGTCACGTGGACGAGCTGAGCCAACGGTTCGCGATTCCGGGCCATGTCGCCCGGTCCGTCAAGTCCCTCGCCGCCGTCCTGCCGTTCCGTGTGAACGAGTACGTCCTCACCCACCTGATCGACTGGGACGACATTCCGGACGACCCCGTCTTCCAGATGGTCTTCCCGCAGACCGGGATGCTCCGGGCGGAGGACGAGCGCCGACTGGCGGCCCTCGTGGACGATCCCGGCGCGAGGAAGGAACTCCGGCTCGCGGTCGAGCAGATCCGAGGCGGCCTCAACCCCCATCCCTCGGGGCAGAAGCAGCTCAACGTCCCCACCCTGGACGGCGATTCGGTGCCCGGCCTCCAGCACAAGTACCGCGAGACCGTCCTCTACTTTCCCGGCCAGGGACAGACCTGCCACGCGTACTGCACCTACTGCTTCCGCTGGGCTCAGTTCGTGGGGGACGCCGATCTGCGTTTCGCCGCACCGGAGCCCACCGGCCTCGTGGACTACCTCGGCCGGCACCCCGAGGTCGATGACGTTCTCGTCACCGGTGGCGATCCGATGATCATGTCGACCGACCGGCTGCGGAGTCACCTCGCCCCCATTCTGGGCGTGCCCGGTGTCCGTACCATCCGCATCGGGACCAAGTCGGTCGCCTACTGGCCCCAGCGGTTCGTGACCGACGCCGACGCGGACGACGTGCTCCGGCTCTTCGAGGAGGTCGTCGCCTCGGGGAGGAACCTCGCGGTGATGATGCACTTCACCCACCCCCGGGAGCTGGAGTCGGACCTCGCCCGCCGGGCCATCGCCCGGATCCGGTCGACCGGCGCCCTGGTCTACTGCCAGGCGCCCCTGGTCGCCCACGTCAACGATGACCCGGGGACGTGGAGCGCGCTGTGGCGCGCGGAACTGGCCGCGGGCGCCGTGCCCTATTACATGTTCGTCGAGCGGGACACCGGCCCGTACGAGTACTTCAAGGTGCCGCTCGCCCGCGCCCACGACATCTTCCGGTCCGCCTACCTGACCCTGCCCGGGCTCGCCCGCACGGTGCGCGGACCGGTCATGTCGGCCACACCCGGCAAGGTGGTCGTCGACGGCGTCACCGAGACCGCCCAGGGACGCTTCTTCCAGTTGCGCATGCTCCAGGCCCGGGATCCGCGGCTGGTCGGCCGCCCGTTCCAGGCGCACTACTGCGAGAGCGCCGCATGGCTGGACGAACTCCGCCCCGCCCACGACACACCCGCCGACATCGTCAACGCACTGCGGGGTGCCCGGCAGCAACCCGCGGGCGGGCCGGAGCCGTTGCCCGGGTTTTCCGGCATCGGCCAGGGACGTTCGCCGGCCCCACTCGCTCCGGCCGCTCCCTGACATCCCCGGCGGGCAGGCATGACAGCTAGTGCTGTGACCGGAAAGGTTCACCGGGTCGCGGCGCCCGGCACGGCACCTCGCCGCGTTGTCGGACCACCGAAGTACGTCCAGTACGAGCGGCGGCCCTCCGCCTTGCGAGGCACCGCACCGGACACCGCGACCCGGCAAACCTTTCCGGCCACAGCACTAGACCTCGATGTACGCCACGACGACCACGGTGCGCAGCGCCGTGACGAAGTAGAGGACGCGGACGGACTCGACCTCGTCGGTGTACTGGCGGAGTTGGGGTGCGGTGGTGTCGCCGGGGATCGTCTCGCCGATGACGGGGTCCACGGAGATGACGACGAGGGCGCGGTCCAGGGCGTGGAGGACGGCCTCGTCGGTGATGTCCTCCAGCTGTTTCGCAGCGGCGTCGGACAAGGCGATCCGCGCTCGGCGGCGGGCGGGATGTGTGCCCATCAGGCGGCCGCGGGGTGCTGGTCGGTGAGGCGGGCGAGGTG harbors:
- a CDS encoding lysine 2,3-aminomutase, giving the protein MPFTPPAAVETERFRAYGARHVDELSQRFAIPGHVARSVKSLAAVLPFRVNEYVLTHLIDWDDIPDDPVFQMVFPQTGMLRAEDERRLAALVDDPGARKELRLAVEQIRGGLNPHPSGQKQLNVPTLDGDSVPGLQHKYRETVLYFPGQGQTCHAYCTYCFRWAQFVGDADLRFAAPEPTGLVDYLGRHPEVDDVLVTGGDPMIMSTDRLRSHLAPILGVPGVRTIRIGTKSVAYWPQRFVTDADADDVLRLFEEVVASGRNLAVMMHFTHPRELESDLARRAIARIRSTGALVYCQAPLVAHVNDDPGTWSALWRAELAAGAVPYYMFVERDTGPYEYFKVPLARAHDIFRSAYLTLPGLARTVRGPVMSATPGKVVVDGVTETAQGRFFQLRMLQARDPRLVGRPFQAHYCESAAWLDELRPAHDTPADIVNALRGARQQPAGGPEPLPGFSGIGQGRSPAPLAPAAP